From Pleuronectes platessa chromosome 17, fPlePla1.1, whole genome shotgun sequence, one genomic window encodes:
- the serinc1 gene encoding serine incorporator 1 translates to MGAVLGLCSMASWIPCLCGSAPCLLCRCCPSGNNSTVTRLIYAFFLLFGVGIACIMLMPGMEGQLKKIPGFCEGGTGSSIPGVEGHVNCDVLVGYKAVYRVCFGMAMFYLLFSLLMIKVKSSQDPRAALHNGFWLFKFAAATAITIGSFFISEGPFTTVWFYIGMAGAFCFILIQLVLLIDFAHSWNESWVQKMEEGNSRCWYAALLSVTAVNYLLSLVSLIMFYIYYTHSDGCTKNKVFISINMLLCITASVLSILPQIQESQPRSGLLQSSLVTLYTMYLTWSAMTNEPERICNPSLLGIIGLNSTSPATQDHVVQWWDAQGIVGLILFLMCVLYSSIRNSSNASVNKLTLTSDESALIEDGPQADSFEEGSGHKRAVDNEKDGVTYSYSFFHFMLFLASLYIMMTLTNWYSPDVYYQAMTSKWPSVWVKISSSWICIALYVWTLVAPLVLVNRDFD, encoded by the exons ATGGGAGCCGTTCTGGGACTTTGCTCCATGGCGAGCTGG atCCCGTGCCTGTGCGGCAGCGCCCCCTGCCTGCTGTGTCGTTGCTGCCCCAGTGGGAACAACTCGACGGTGACCCGGCTCATCTACGCCTTCTTCCTGCTGTTTGGAGTGGGCATTGCCTGTATCATGTTGATGCCGGGTATGGAGGGCCAGCTCAAGAAG ATTCCAGGTTTCTGTGAAGGAGGGACGGGTTCGTCTATTCCTGGTGTGGAGGGTCATGTGAACTGTGATGTGCTGGTTGGCTATAAGGCGGTTTACCGTGTTTGCTTCGGGATGGCCATGTTCTACctgctcttctctctgctcATGATCAAAGTCAAGAGCAGCCAAGACCCCCGGGCTGCGCTACACAACGG GTTTTGGCTCTTCAAGTTTGCAGCAGCTACTGCCATCACGATTGGatcatttttcatctcagaagGTCCCTTCACTACTG TGTGGTTCTATATTGGAATGGCTGGAGCATTCTGCTTCATCCTCATCCAGCTGGTTTTACTCATTGACTTTGCACATTCCTGGAATGAGTCTTGGGtgcagaagatggaggagggcaACTCTCGCTGCTGGTATGCAG CTCTTCTTTCAGTCACTGCAGTCAACTACCTGTTGTCTCTGGTATCTCTGATCATGTTCTACATCTACTACACCCACTCTGATGGCTGCACTAAGAACAAGGTCTTCATTAGCATCAACATGCTCCTCTGCATCACTGCCTCTGTCCTGTCCATCCTGCCTCAGATCCAG GAGTCCCAGCCAAGGTCTGGCCTGCTGCAATCTTCCCTGGTTACCCTATACACTATGTACCTGACCTGGTCTGCCATGACCAATGAGCCTG AAAGGATATGTAACCCAAGCCTTCTGGGTATTATTGGGCTAAACAGTACCAGTCCTGCAACTCAGGACCATGTGGTTCAGTGGTGGGATGCCCAAGGGATTGTGGGATTGATCCTTTTCCTCATGTGTGTCCTCTACTCCAG TATTCGTAACTCATCCAACGCCAGTGTTAACAAGCTGACTCTGACCAGTGACGAGTCAGCTCTTATCGAGGATGGGCCTCAGGCTGACAGTTTCGAGGAGGGCAGCGGCCACAAAAGAGCTGTGGACAACGAGAAGGACGGTGTCACCTACTCGTACTCTTTCTTCCACTTCATGCTATTCCTGGCTTCTCTCTACATTATGATGACGCTCACCAACTGGTACAG CCCTGACGTCTACTACCAGGCCATGACCAGCAAGTGGCCATCAGTATGGGTGAAGATCTCCTCCAGCTGGATCTGCATTGCCCTCTACGTGTGGACCCTGGTTGCTCCCCTGGTCCTGGTCAACAGAGACTTTGACTGA